From Candidatus Manganitrophus morganii, the proteins below share one genomic window:
- a CDS encoding GAF domain-containing protein, with amino-acid sequence MKKSHPSRSTSAFSLVPGTSPQRGYSEEEILEKAVRVADGRWGVAFGFFMTFDSEQSGPLWIASGSPLNARRAAKRILADASLIDQLQKKRKPIFRADPKAPSVLIPLSRKIVPFGIFCLILERAVWNRADFAAASEIAWQAGTAIQTLRQLREKERALLRWDRFRRIVAEVSAERQPTSLFTKIVRQGIAFLGFDSGEIVLWDPAQSRLIVQAAVNMPAGSEKATFRMGEGINGMAARTGRTIVLHRERASSSLAKGAKAPPYQIKVASPLRIGGRTLGSLSLQAKSAAKRISDQDRFFLEALADQAAIAVENARSLDLNQKELAEAEMLRKTGIELSAGLDRSRLLETILHRALSLSGLDIGWIALWDSEQGCLKIEKGVHLPPALLGKKIKIGEGLVGRAVQERKVLFVDPGLKGGEPLCEATRQLSLESAIAAPILWKKRILGAFCLGTRDPDRRILPQARKTVEALCQHAAPALANVSLFESLRGEKEQYRRDLEARLEELNLLQEELARKEKMAALGQIVGNVNHELRQPLEVITNAAYYLKMQLDRNEIGPIKKEFERFLTIISDECQSATDLVNELLDFTRKKEAVSIRVDLNQLLESLLQRAPLPETVRIKRRFSRKIPMVFIDPIQVSRALGNFILNGIQAMTQGGTLEVATHLTRKSVEVVIHDSGEGIAPENMRRIFEPLFTTKARGVGLGLPLAKQYIEANHGEINVESRVGIGTTFRVSFPRLQAA; translated from the coding sequence ATGAAGAAATCCCATCCGAGCAGATCGACCTCCGCTTTTAGTCTGGTCCCAGGAACCTCTCCTCAAAGAGGGTATTCAGAAGAGGAGATCCTGGAGAAAGCGGTGAGAGTCGCCGATGGACGATGGGGAGTCGCGTTCGGGTTCTTTATGACCTTTGACTCCGAACAGTCGGGTCCCCTTTGGATTGCGTCGGGTTCTCCTCTCAACGCGAGGCGGGCGGCGAAGCGCATCTTGGCCGACGCGTCGCTCATCGATCAACTCCAAAAGAAAAGAAAGCCGATCTTCCGGGCCGACCCGAAGGCCCCCTCTGTTTTAATTCCACTTTCCCGAAAAATCGTTCCTTTCGGCATTTTCTGCCTCATTCTCGAGCGGGCGGTCTGGAATCGCGCCGATTTTGCGGCCGCGTCGGAAATCGCCTGGCAGGCCGGGACGGCGATTCAGACCCTACGCCAATTAAGAGAGAAAGAACGGGCCCTCCTCCGATGGGATCGTTTCCGACGGATCGTTGCGGAAGTTTCTGCGGAGCGGCAGCCGACATCCCTTTTTACAAAGATCGTCCGGCAGGGGATTGCGTTTTTGGGATTCGATTCGGGCGAAATCGTCCTTTGGGATCCGGCCCAGAGCCGCCTCATCGTTCAGGCTGCTGTGAACATGCCGGCCGGTTCCGAGAAGGCGACGTTCCGAATGGGAGAAGGGATCAACGGAATGGCCGCCCGGACCGGAAGGACGATTGTCTTACATCGGGAACGCGCTTCCTCCTCCCTGGCCAAGGGCGCAAAGGCGCCGCCATATCAAATCAAGGTCGCCTCGCCGCTCCGAATCGGAGGACGCACCCTCGGATCGCTCAGCCTCCAAGCCAAATCGGCCGCAAAGCGCATTTCGGATCAGGACCGATTTTTCCTGGAGGCCCTGGCGGATCAGGCGGCCATCGCCGTTGAGAATGCGCGGTCTCTCGATTTGAATCAAAAGGAACTGGCCGAGGCGGAGATGCTTCGGAAGACCGGGATCGAACTGAGCGCCGGGTTGGATCGCTCACGGCTCTTGGAGACGATCTTACATCGGGCTCTATCACTTTCCGGTTTGGACATCGGTTGGATCGCTCTCTGGGATTCTGAGCAGGGATGTCTGAAGATCGAGAAGGGGGTTCATCTTCCCCCGGCCCTTCTCGGGAAAAAAATCAAGATCGGGGAGGGGCTGGTCGGAAGGGCGGTTCAGGAACGGAAGGTCCTCTTCGTCGATCCCGGTCTAAAGGGAGGGGAGCCGCTTTGTGAAGCGACCCGCCAGCTCTCCTTGGAATCGGCCATTGCGGCCCCCATTCTCTGGAAAAAGAGAATCCTCGGCGCCTTCTGTCTCGGCACGCGGGACCCGGATCGGCGCATTTTACCGCAGGCGCGTAAAACGGTAGAAGCGCTCTGCCAGCACGCAGCGCCCGCCCTGGCGAACGTTTCGCTTTTCGAGTCGCTTCGCGGCGAGAAGGAACAGTATCGGCGGGATTTGGAGGCGCGTCTGGAGGAGTTGAACCTGCTCCAGGAGGAGCTGGCCCGGAAGGAAAAAATGGCCGCCTTGGGGCAGATTGTCGGAAATGTGAATCACGAGCTCCGGCAGCCGCTCGAGGTGATCACCAACGCCGCCTATTATCTTAAAATGCAGCTCGATCGGAATGAGATCGGGCCGATCAAAAAGGAGTTCGAGCGGTTTCTCACGATTATTTCGGATGAGTGCCAGTCGGCGACCGATCTGGTGAACGAGCTGCTCGACTTCACGCGCAAAAAGGAAGCGGTGTCGATCCGGGTCGATCTGAACCAGCTTCTGGAGAGTCTCCTTCAGCGGGCCCCCCTTCCGGAGACGGTCCGGATCAAGCGGCGCTTCAGCCGAAAGATCCCGATGGTGTTTATCGACCCGATTCAGGTCTCGCGCGCCTTGGGTAATTTTATTCTCAACGGGATTCAGGCGATGACACAAGGGGGAACGCTCGAGGTCGCCACCCACCTGACGCGCAAGTCGGTGGAAGTCGTTATTCATGATTCCGGAGAGGGAATTGCGCCGGAGAACATGAGGCGGATCTTCGAGCCTCTCTTCACCACCAAAGCGCGCGGGGTCGGTTTGGGACTTCCGCTCGCCAAGCAGTATATCGAGGCGAACCACGGCGAGATCAACGTAGAGAGCCGGGTTGGCATCGGAACGACCTTCCGCGTCTCCTTCCCCCGGCTTCAAGCCGCATAG
- a CDS encoding PKD domain-containing protein — MNRFGLLHSMRSLRTAAPLVLLLFLIGCGEDSSPRPAPLQELAPPDIAKIQITPNSAILGIGAEEQFLATILNGQGEVLTGINLVWKIDNPTAATVSSDGWVTGLQEGTATLTASFGDDVSNPAEITVVVPPEAPPIASIEVTSTHRILFVGNQARFTATAKDPNGRTLHGILFSWSSSAPEIVSVDPRGLATALAPGEAAVTVTVAPPDPPVFTPLDDAPPSQSAILTVTDDNSPPTAQMATTARRGEAPFTVAFSGTRSEDPDGWITFYTWNFGDGSPPFYAPTARHTYERPGEFIATLTVTDPDGATAIASATITVDP; from the coding sequence GTGAACCGATTCGGCCTGCTTCACTCGATGAGATCGCTCCGGACCGCCGCTCCCCTGGTCCTTTTATTGTTTCTCATCGGCTGCGGCGAGGACTCCTCCCCCCGGCCCGCCCCCTTGCAGGAGCTGGCCCCCCCGGACATTGCGAAGATTCAAATTACGCCGAATTCGGCCATTCTCGGTATCGGCGCCGAAGAACAATTCTTGGCGACCATCCTCAATGGCCAGGGTGAAGTGCTGACCGGGATCAACCTGGTCTGGAAGATCGACAACCCGACGGCTGCGACCGTTTCCTCCGACGGTTGGGTAACGGGACTCCAAGAAGGGACGGCGACGCTGACGGCCTCTTTTGGCGACGACGTCAGCAACCCCGCCGAGATCACGGTCGTCGTCCCGCCCGAAGCCCCCCCCATCGCCTCGATCGAGGTGACCAGCACACACCGGATCCTCTTCGTCGGAAACCAGGCCCGGTTCACCGCGACGGCGAAAGATCCCAACGGCAGGACGCTCCACGGCATTCTCTTCTCCTGGAGTTCGAGCGCCCCGGAAATCGTCTCGGTCGATCCGCGCGGGCTCGCCACCGCGCTGGCGCCCGGAGAGGCCGCCGTCACAGTGACGGTCGCGCCTCCCGATCCTCCCGTCTTCACGCCATTGGACGATGCTCCCCCCAGCCAGTCGGCGATCCTGACCGTCACCGACGACAATTCGCCGCCGACCGCTCAAATGGCGACCACCGCGAGAAGAGGGGAGGCGCCGTTCACAGTCGCCTTCAGCGGCACGAGATCGGAAGACCCCGACGGGTGGATCACTTTTTATACTTGGAATTTCGGGGACGGCTCCCCGCCGTTCTACGCGCCGACCGCCCGCCATACCTATGAGCGCCCCGGCGAGTTTATCGCCACGTTGACCGTCACCGACCCGGACGGCGCGACGGCGATCGCGTCGGCCACCATCACGGTCGATCCGTGA